The genomic region TGGAAGTCTCTTCCGCCTGCGCCCATAATTATTACTCTCTTCTTTCTAGCCATGGTTGTTCCCTCTTTATGGCCGCTATTTGTTCTAGGAGTTTGTCTAATAAGAACTATTCCCTAGGCACAACGAGCCAGTATCTCTAGACTCATGCTGAGTGATTATGGTTGGGTCGGAAAACTGTGGGAACTAAACTATTACCTCGTATTCTATTCCGAGAAGCTGAGCTGCGATTGTAAGGGATTCTGTATAGTCTCCTATAGTCATCACATAGTGGTTTCCAATGCTTTTCTCAATAATTATTCTTGGGTTTCGGAGCCTTACTTTGACTTGCGTTCTGCAGTGAAGATTACTGAGCAATCCAGACTCTATAATGGTGCCACGCATTATTCTTAGCTTCAAAGTACTAGGGTCAAGACGTAGAATTGTAACCGGCTCACCTGGTGCCATTTTAACTGATACACCGACACCAATGCCGCTCTCAAAATGTGTCAAAAGACTGTATTGTTGGCCAAGCATGATCGGAGATGTACAATGAGCAAACACAGCCATGTTGTCTTCGATCCTAGCCGGGTTAGCCATGAATACTGGCTTTCCAGAAATAGCAGACAAGATCATCATTGAGACAGTGGAGGGTACATCTCCTTCGCATCCCGCTACAAAGCCTTCCGAGTTAAGAAGTGATAACGCGAGACACGCCGTTGTCCTAATATTCTCTATGAGATCGAAGCACTTTATTGTTAAAGCGTCTAGCCCGTATCTGTCGATAAGTGATTTTAGTGCTACGTAGACCTTTAACGCCTTAGCCACTTCGTCTCGGGTAACCCTGATACTAGACGCGTTTTGGACTAATCGCTTGACGAGGTCTTCAGGCTCTTTAGCATCTTGATAGAATGCAAGGAACTCGTTCATGTCTATACTTATGAGTTGAATACCAAGTTTATTAGCATTCTCAGCAGTTAGCTTGCTGTAAACGAGCCACGGGCTAATTCCTCCTATAATTCCAAGCCTAGCGCCTTGCAGCTTTGCGAGACTTCTGAGAATCCTTAGACCTTGACTAATGGCTAGTAATCCCTTATCATCAAAATCGCTAACGTATATTATCGCGGTTTTTCCAGCATCACGAAGTATGGGTGCTGCTTCGAGTACTGCTGGTAAGCTATTAGCGTATGGATGGGCAATTACAAGCATCGGGCTTTTCGCCCTATCTCTAAGAGCGAGCAATATATGTTCTGTACCTCCTGTTGCGACGAGCACGCTCAAACCGCTGCAGCGGGTAATACCATCCTCACTAATGGCATCAATATCGTCGATGACTCCTAGAAAGCTATCAGATTCTTTAATAACATCCCTAATCTTGTTTAATAACCATTTTATATAGCTCTCGTTTCGTAAACGAGACGCAACTATAGTGAAACAAATGTTGTGACTCCGTGACAATGCCTTATCCCCGCTAAGGTTTATGCGAAGCCCTCTAGTAATATTAAGAGGGCTAGAAACTAACTATACCTTGGTGCAAGTAGGCCTTGTCAAGTGAGATTGAGCTTCGTGTTGCTGAGGCTCGTAGCAGGGATGTTGGCAGAAAGATTGCACGTATCAGCCGGGATGCTATGGCGCGACTCGGCGTAGAAGTCGGCGACTTCATTGAGATTGAGGGGCCTAAGGGTATTGCTGTTGCCCAGGTGTGGCCCCTTCACCCCGACGAAGACCCCAACATTATCAGGATCGACGGCTTCATAAGAGAAGCTATTGGCGCTAGTGTCGGCGACACGGTGAGGGTTAGGAGAGCAGCCAACGTACAGCCAGCAACACGCGTAGTGCTAGCACCCACGGAGCCTATGAGGTTTAGCAGAGACTTTGTAGAATACGTGAAAGACTACCTGCTGAGAAAGCCGCTTGCACGAGGAGAAACAATAATCATACCGTTCTTCGGAGCAGGGCTCAGACTAGTAGTAGTAGCGACTCAGCCTGGACAATTCGTATACGTGACAGATCAGACACAGCTAGAGATAAGAGAAGAACCGGTTAAGGAGGAGCAGCTACGCCGCCGCGGAATACCGAGGGTTACATGGGAGGACATAGGTGATCTAGAGGAAGCAAAGGAGAAGATAAGAGAGATAGTAGAGCTGCCGATGAAACACCCAGAACTCTTCAAGCACCTAGGCATAGAGCCTCCAAAGGGTATTCTCCTCTATGGCCCGCCTGGTGTTGGTAAGACACTACTAGCGAAGGCCCTTGCTAACGAGATCGGCGCTTACTTTATTGCGATTAACGGCCCAGAGATAATGAGCAAATACTATGGTGAGAGCGAGCAAAGGCTAAGAGAAATATTCGAAGAAGCCGAGAAAAACGCGCCATCAATAATATTCATAGACGAGATAGACGCGATAGCACCTAGAAGAGAAGAGGTTACGGGCGAAGTAGAGAAACGTGTCGTAGCACAGCTGCTAACACTAATGGATGGGCTCAAGGAGCGAGGCAGAGTAATAGTAATCGGCGCAACCAATAGGCCCGAGGCTCTTGACCCGGCACTCAGGCGCCCAGGGCGCTTCGATAGAGAGATAGAGATTCGTCCACCAGATAAGCGAGCTCGTAAGGAGATTCTCCAGGTACATGTTAGGAACATGCCTCTTGCCGACGATGTTGATCTTGATAAGATTGCTGAGATGACTCATGGCTATACTGGCGCAGACCTGGCAGCGTTGGCGAAGGAGGCTGCGATGAACGCGCTACGCCGCTTCATCAAGAGCGGCAAAATAGACCTAAACAAACCAATACCGGCAGAAGTACTCAAAGAACTAAAAGTAACAATGGCAGACTTCATAGAGGCAATGAAGTATGTGCAGCCCAGCCTCATAAGGGAGATCTATATTGAGGTTCCTGAGGTTCATTGGGAGGATATTGGTGGGTTAGAGGATGTTAAGCAGCAGTTGCGCGAGGCAGTAGAATGGCCGCTGAAGTATCCCGAAGTCTTCGAGCAGATGGGTATTAGGCCGCCTAAGGGTATCTTGTTGTTTGGTCCTCCTGGTACTGGTAAGACTATGCTCGCTAAGGCTGCTGCAACAGAGAGCGGAGCCAACTTCATAGCAGTAAGAGGACCAGAAATACTAAGCAAATGGGTAGGAGAATCAGAAAAAGCAATCCGTCAGATATTCAGGCGTGCAAGACAAGTTGCGCCAGCAATTATATTCTTCGACGAAATAGACGCAATAGCACCTGCTAGAGGTTATCGTCACGATACTAGCGGTGTGACCGACAGGATAGTGAACCAATTGTTGACTGAGATGGACGGCATCGAGCCTTTGACGAACGTAGTGGTTATTGCTGCTACTAATAGGCCTGATATCCTCGACCCGGCGCTGCTAAGGCCAGGAAGATTCGATAGACTCATCTATGTGCCGCCTCCAGACAAGAAAGCAAGACTAGAAATACTCAAAATACACACAAGAAAAATGCCACTAGCAGAAGACGTAGACCTTGAAGCAATAGCCGAGAAGACGGAAGGCTATACAGGCGCGGATCTAGAGGCGCTTTGCCGCGAGGCAGCAATGTTAGCCGTTAGAGAGAGCCTCGAAAAAACTGGCAAGCCGACAGCGACGGTTGTCAGAATGAAGCACTTCGAGAAAGCATTGCAGGTAATACAGCCAAGCCTAACGCCAGAGGACATTAGGCGCTACGAGAAGCTCGCTAAGGAACTAAAGAGAATGGTTATCTAAGGGCTGCCTTGAAACTAGGTCTTTTTACGCTGCAGCCCTTGTCTTTTACACGTTTTGTCGTATTTGCTGTGTTTGTTCCTTTGTAGCATGCTTTAGCAGAGCGAGTTCTACTTATTTAGGTGCGCTTTAGAGTACCGCACGGGGAGGATTAGGTTGACGAACGAGGAGCTTCTCAACAAGATTCTGAAAAGCGTTGAAGAAATTGAGGAAGAAGCAAAGAAAGCTCTTGAAGGCATAGATAAGGATGCTGCTGAGCTGGTCCAGTTTGCTGAAAACATCGCAGCAAAGCTGAGGGCTAAGACGGAGGAACTGATCTCTCGCGCACGTAAGGATATAGAGCAACTAGTTAATGAGGAAATAGAGAGGCTTTCGAAAGAACTCAAAGAGCGCGGAGACCGCGAGATGAGAGAACTCGAGGAACTAATTAAGAAGAATCGTGGCAAGGCACTAGAGAAGGCATTAGAGACGCTATCAAAGGTGATTAAGGCGTGAAAGTAATACCAGGCATTGGAGCAGAATACGTATACGTAAAAGCTCTTGTTCACAGGGTCCAGAGCATTGAGGAAGATCTGCGAGCAGTATTAGCACAATATACCGAAGATGAGACAACTATTCGCCTGTATCAGGCAACGCGTCTTGCACGCTTGTTGCCTGCAGGTACGGAGTTTACTGAGCCAAGGCAAGTAGAGCGTTCAGCGTACCGTCTATACGTAGAGGTATTGCAATCACTTTCGACAAGCCTATCTGAAAAAGCACTCATACTTTATAATCCATACGCGCTAATACCAATAGTTCGTGATGTTGAGCTAATACTGCGCCGCGGTCAGAGGGGAGAAGAACTACCTAGCAAAGAGGAACTTTTCTGGCCGGAGTCGCCGCAAGTACAAGAGGCCCTAAGACTAGTTGAGGAAGGAATAACTGACCCGATACAGGTGACCAGGCGACTAGGATTACAAACGTCATACAAACTCCTCTCAGCAGCGAAGACATCAGAGGCTCTAAGCACAGCATTCGATATTGAGCTACTGAAAGCCTTTGCAGACGCGGTTAAGAATGCGAAGACAAGCATTGGTAAAGACATCCTCGGAGCCAGGCTTGACATCCTCGTCGCAAAAACGATGTACTCCCTCATAGAAATGAAGCCTGCCCGCCAAGTTATAGACATCTACTTGGAAAACCTTACAACATATAAGCTTAAAGAAGGGGAAGTAAAGAATGCCGTAGAAGCCTTTGACGCCGAGCTCGCGAAGAGACTACTAGTTTCTTCACCTTATGGTACAGTATCGGAAAACCTAGGCGTTCTTGAAGGCTTTATAGCAAGAGTGAGGAAGTATTTGCGCGGCATTGATAAGAAAATCTTCACGTGGGAACCAGTAAGCAATGAACCCATCATAGGTCTGTTAGATCTCCTTCTACTCGACGCGGAGGACGCAGTAATAATTGCCCTCATGGCTTATAGTCGTCAGCCTAAAGAGAGAGTCCTAGACCTCGTTTCATTTGCATAATTCTTTTTCATTGCTTCGCTGTAATGCTTTAATATATTAATTTATTAATCTTGTTATAGAGATAAATCATGAGCTGAGCAAGGAATCAGTCGGACTCATCTTACTTAGAAAGATTCGCTTCTGGATAGATCAACTGATTTTAAAGTGAAGCCTAGTGGATGGGGCTATAAAAATAGTTTGGCTTAGTCTGTGGCGAGTTTTATGTTTGCAGGTAGTGATACTGGCTGGTAGAGGCGGCCTCCATCGATGTAGAACTTGCTGAACATTTCGTAGAAGTGAAGCCTTAGCGAGTGTGCATATGCTACTAGGGCCTCCAGGCCTATTACTAGTATATTCCCAAGTATGTATACTATTGCGCCAACTATTGGACCGCTTATAATTGCGAGTATTAGGAAGCCAAACATGAGCCCGCTGTGTGCCAGCATCAGTCCCATAATTCGCATGAAGGAGGCAGTATTGCCTATAGCCATTAACAGTATGTCGAATGCCTCCATGAAGCCCGTCATTGCTCTCTCGCCGAATCCTCCGTGCCCATAAACGATTGGCGCAATCATTGCAACTAAGAGGCCTATTACGAACAACGTTCTTACCGTTGCGCCAAACACTGTGCTTGGACTTAGGGTTAGTCCTGCATCCTTGAGTACTTGTGCAGCTGCCTCAAGGGGGTGCTCGGCATGTATCACTAATGGCGCACCCAGGAATGCCAGCGCTACGCTTCCAAAGACAAGCGTTTTGCCGATACCTGCAACGAGGATTTCCTTGTCCCGCAAACTTATCCCATTAATTATCGAGAATATTGACGATATCGTCAAGAGCAGCGATCCCAGTGCCAGTGATACGTAGATTGAAGTATAGAGTAAGTGCTGTACAGCCCCTTCGGGCACTTCGCCGCCGTTCTTAACCATTTCTTCTGCTATTGGGTGTAGCGGGCTGGCTAGCGGCGGGTGTCCGCCCCAGATACTTGTAAGCCAGCCTGCTACGTGCGGCTCGGCGCCGAAGAATTCACCGCTGAGGAAACCAGTTATCATTGCCGCGATGCCAAAAACTATGACGAGTTTACCTAGATTAGGGTTACCCATCTTCTTATAGAACAAATAGTAACCCACAAGTGCGAGAACGAGGCCGTGTCCGAGATCGGGGAACATTAAGCCGTAGATTATTGGGAGAGTTATCGCCATTACAGCTGCTGGCACTATTTCGCGTGGACGAGGGAAGCCACCCATTCCCATGAGGTCGGCGAAGGGAGCCAATAGGTTACCGACGCGGAAATACGAGGGCGGCAGCTTTTCCTCTTCATGCTCTTCTTCGTGTCCCTCCCTGTGACTCTCTTCATGCTCGTGTAGCGCAGCTGCATATGTTACATTGTTTTCCCTAAGCGCTTTCTCGAGACTACCTAGTTTCTCGTTTGCAACGTAGCCATGGATAAGGGCGATGGTTTTTGAAGGCTTAGTGGCCTCTAGTATCGATACCAGCCTTTTCGCGGCCTCAACGAGTCTTAGAGCCTTTCTAAGGAATGGTATATGACGTTCCAATACTATGGGTAGGTTTTCGACCTCTTCCCTGGCTTGCCGGAGTGCCTCGGCTGGTATAGGCGGAAGGTCTCTTGGGATTTCCAGTAACTCTGCGCGATAGCGTACAGCAACTCTGCCTATATCGGCTTCGCGCCAGGCAGGATATACCGCAATGAAAGTGTGTCTATTAGGCTCCACGATCCCAACATCAACAAGAACTACAGCTTCAATCTTAGAGGCCTCATCGCGGAACCCATCAGCTTTGTCAAGAGGTACTCTATAAATCTTAGCACGTATAATCGAGCCTTTTCGCAGCTTCTCTAAGTCAACCCTTATGAAACTATAATATTGGAGAGTGCGAAGAAGCTCGGATAGCTCCGACTCTGGATTCCTTAGCTGGGCAAGCTTCTCCGCAATCCTCTCAATATCCCTTATTGTATCGCCAAGCTGCTCCAATAGCCTCGAGAGGCCAACATCTGTCTCCTGCGCCAGCCTCAGCGCCTCTTCCTCCTCTACCTCAATAATCTTCTTCTCCGCAACTTCTAGCGCTTGTTTTATCTTCTGTTCAAGCGTATCAAGGTCTCCTCTAATACGGTGCAATAACGCCCTATAAGAGGGATCAGTTGTAACAGGTTCTGGATGGAGACATCTGCACTCTGCGAGCGCTTTCACAGCTCTTGGCAACTGTTCAACGGGTATAGCAACTACTATTTCTTGAGCCGGCCTTGCTACGAGAACATCAGCTAATGCCATGGCTTATCCCCAGCGCTGGATGACTGCCCCTTAGACCTGTACCCGGGGACATAGCACAAGTGTGGCAAGAATTTTTAATACATATTGTTCTAGGCCACTAGCCCGGGAACAAATTTTGGAGAAACGCCACATCGTTGCCATTGCGGATCCCTATACGGTGTACGCGCTTCGCCTCATAGGTGTAGAGGGCTATCCAGTGACTAGTAGCGAGGAGGCAAAGCGAATCCTCAAAAACATTGAGTTAAGAGAGGATGTTGGACTAGTACTTGTCTCGGCAGAGATATTTGACGAGATCAGTGACGCAATTTCGGCTCTCCAGCGCGGTCGCAGTGACCTCGTAGTGGCAAGGCTCCCGACTATCCGGGAGCCCGGAAAACCCATGGATGTTCAAAAGGAGCTTCTCAAGGCACTTGGAATGGGGTGATCCTCAGTAATGCCCCGTGTGCTTGGCTCACCCGATAAGCTCTCAGACGAAATAATAGATAAGATTCGATCCGAGATCGAGACAAAAATGAAAGAAGCCCTAATTGCAGCCCGACAGATAATCGATAAAGCTTACGAGGAATCTAGGAAGAAGCTTGAAGAAGAACTACGCCACATGAGCCGTGATGCGCGCGAACGCGTGTCATCCTTTAGCGCGAAGTGGGAAGTCGAGCACAGAAAGAAACTAGCAGAACTCCGGTCCAAGGCGGTAGAAGAAGTGCTTGCGGAGGCGCTCTCAAAGCTAAGAAGCTATGTTGGCGAAGAAGCATATACGGAGTTCCTCGCAAGAATGATGAACGACGCATTCTCCAAGCTCCCCGAAGGCGTAGAGGAAGTAAATATTATCCCCGTTAAGGGTGACGAGGAGTATGTTAAAAAGGCCTTACGCAAGGCTTCGAAACCGAAAGGAGTTAAAGTAGAAGTCGCTGAAGAGTTTGTGGAGGGTCTTGGCGGCTTCATTATACGGACACGGGGAGGAGGCTTCACGCTCGACTATAGGCTTGACGTGGTCCTCGCACCCGTGATTGAGGAAACCCGCACAGTTATTTTGAAGACCCTGCTCGGGGGAGAAGGAACTGCTTAGCACTAATCCCCCTACCCTGTAACAGTGATTATGGGTGGTAAGTGTGGGAGTAAAAGGAAGGATAATCCGTGTCGCAGGCCCCCTAGTCGTCGCTGAGGGTATGACAGGAGTCCAGATGTATGAGATGGTTGAGGTTGGTGAGGAGAGACTAGTAGGAGAAGTGAACAGAATAGTAGGCGACAAGGCATACATACAAGTTTATGAGTCAACAACGGGCCTCAAGCCTGGAGACCCCGTCTATGGCACCGGTTCCCCCCTTAGCGTAGAGCTAGGCCCAGGCCTCATAGGCAAGATCTATGACGGTATACAGAGGCCCCTCGACGCTATCAGAGAGGTAGCAAAGAGCATCTTCATTACTCGTGGCATAAAGGTTCCAGCACTTGATCGTTCAAAGAAGTGGCACTTCAAGCCCTCAGCTCTTAAGCCGGGGGACAAGGTAGCCGGAGGAGACATCCTGGGAGAAGTACCGGAAACCCCACTTATAACGCATAAGGTCCTAGTCCCACCAGATGTACATGGCGTGATAAAGTGGGTTGCAAGCGAGGGAGACTATACTATCGAAGACACTATAGCAGTCGTAGATGTTCCTGGGAAGGGAGAAGTAGAGCTTAAAATGTACCACAAATGGCCCGTACGTAAGCCAAGACCGATTCTAGAGAAGTTCGAGCCCGTCGAGCCACTCATAACTGGTTGGCGAGTAATAGATACAATGTTCCCTATAGCTAAGGGCGGTACAGCGGCCGTTCCAGGCCCCTTCGGCAGCGGTAAGACAGTAACGTTGCAGAGCCTTGCAAAGTGGAGCGCAGCAAGAGTGGTCATCTATATCGGTTGCGGCGAGAGAGGCAACGAGATGACCGATGTACTTGTCACCTTCCCCAAGCTCAAGGACCCGTGGACTGGTAGGCCGATGATGGAGCGAACAATACTCATTGCAAACACTAGCAACATGCCTGTGGCGGCGCGTGAAGCAAGTATCTATACCGGCGTAACTATGGCTGAGTACTACCGCGACATGGGTTACGACGTACTGCTAGTAGCCGACTCAACAAGCAGATGGGCAGAGGCACTAAGAGAGATAGCTGGCCGCCTCGAAGAAATGCCCGCTGAAGAGGGCTATCCAAGCTACCTAGCCTCAAGGCTTGCTGAGTTCTACGGCAGAGCCGGACGCGTGAAGACACTTGGCTCCCCCGAGAGAATAGGCAGCGTAACAATCGTTGGCGCGGTATCGCCGCCAGGCGGCGACTTCACAGAACCAGTAACAGCAAACACGAAGAGATTCATTAGGGTATTCTGGGCGCTTGACGCAAGGCTTGCCTATAGTAGACACTACCCTGCAATTAACTGGATAATGAGCTACTCTGCCTATGTTGAAACTGTTGCTGAGTGGTGGCACAAGAACGTAAGCCCTAAGTGGAAACAGTACCGTGACGAGGCCTACGACATACTGCTTAGAGAGGACGAGCTAAAAGAAATAGTAAGGCTAGTTGGCACAGAAGGCCTCAGCGAGAAGGACAAACTCATACTCGAAGTAGCTAGGATAATACGTGAAGGATTCCTCCAGCAGAACGCCTTCGACCCCGTTGACGCATTCGCCACGCCGCAGAAGCAGTGGAAACAACTAGAAGCAATAATTGACTTCTATCACGCGGCACTTGACGCAGTAAGCAAAGGCGTCACAGTCAAGCAGATCAGAGACAGCTTAGCAACGCTTATCAGGGAACTAGTAATGACGAGGTACAAGGTTCCAAACGACAAGGTAGAAGAGATAGACAAGATAAAGAACCAACTAATAGAGGGACTGCAAAAGCTAGTAGAGGGACAAAGAGCCGTCGCAGCGCCAGCTGCCTAATGACTCCCAAGACACTTTTACCGCTTGATCATATCTCTCGGGGGTGGGTTTGATTGGCTGAGACAAGTACCCGTGTTGTAAGGGAGTATGAAACTATACGTGAAGTAAGAGGCCCACTCGTAATAGTTGAAGGAATAAGTGATGCAGCTTATGACGAAATAGTTGAGGTTGAGCTTCCCAACCGTGAGAAGAGGAGAGGTAGGGTACTAGAGACCGCCCAGGG from Pyrofollis japonicus harbors:
- a CDS encoding CDC48 family AAA ATPase yields the protein MSSEIELRVAEARSRDVGRKIARISRDAMARLGVEVGDFIEIEGPKGIAVAQVWPLHPDEDPNIIRIDGFIREAIGASVGDTVRVRRAANVQPATRVVLAPTEPMRFSRDFVEYVKDYLLRKPLARGETIIIPFFGAGLRLVVVATQPGQFVYVTDQTQLEIREEPVKEEQLRRRGIPRVTWEDIGDLEEAKEKIREIVELPMKHPELFKHLGIEPPKGILLYGPPGVGKTLLAKALANEIGAYFIAINGPEIMSKYYGESEQRLREIFEEAEKNAPSIIFIDEIDAIAPRREEVTGEVEKRVVAQLLTLMDGLKERGRVIVIGATNRPEALDPALRRPGRFDREIEIRPPDKRARKEILQVHVRNMPLADDVDLDKIAEMTHGYTGADLAALAKEAAMNALRRFIKSGKIDLNKPIPAEVLKELKVTMADFIEAMKYVQPSLIREIYIEVPEVHWEDIGGLEDVKQQLREAVEWPLKYPEVFEQMGIRPPKGILLFGPPGTGKTMLAKAAATESGANFIAVRGPEILSKWVGESEKAIRQIFRRARQVAPAIIFFDEIDAIAPARGYRHDTSGVTDRIVNQLLTEMDGIEPLTNVVVIAATNRPDILDPALLRPGRFDRLIYVPPPDKKARLEILKIHTRKMPLAEDVDLEAIAEKTEGYTGADLEALCREAAMLAVRESLEKTGKPTATVVRMKHFEKALQVIQPSLTPEDIRRYEKLAKELKRMVI
- a CDS encoding V-type ATP synthase subunit I, coding for MALADVLVARPAQEIVVAIPVEQLPRAVKALAECRCLHPEPVTTDPSYRALLHRIRGDLDTLEQKIKQALEVAEKKIIEVEEEEALRLAQETDVGLSRLLEQLGDTIRDIERIAEKLAQLRNPESELSELLRTLQYYSFIRVDLEKLRKGSIIRAKIYRVPLDKADGFRDEASKIEAVVLVDVGIVEPNRHTFIAVYPAWREADIGRVAVRYRAELLEIPRDLPPIPAEALRQAREEVENLPIVLERHIPFLRKALRLVEAAKRLVSILEATKPSKTIALIHGYVANEKLGSLEKALRENNVTYAAALHEHEESHREGHEEEHEEEKLPPSYFRVGNLLAPFADLMGMGGFPRPREIVPAAVMAITLPIIYGLMFPDLGHGLVLALVGYYLFYKKMGNPNLGKLVIVFGIAAMITGFLSGEFFGAEPHVAGWLTSIWGGHPPLASPLHPIAEEMVKNGGEVPEGAVQHLLYTSIYVSLALGSLLLTISSIFSIINGISLRDKEILVAGIGKTLVFGSVALAFLGAPLVIHAEHPLEAAAQVLKDAGLTLSPSTVFGATVRTLFVIGLLVAMIAPIVYGHGGFGERAMTGFMEAFDILLMAIGNTASFMRIMGLMLAHSGLMFGFLILAIISGPIVGAIVYILGNILVIGLEALVAYAHSLRLHFYEMFSKFYIDGGRLYQPVSLPANIKLATD
- a CDS encoding V-type ATP synthase subunit F, whose amino-acid sequence is MEKRHIVAIADPYTVYALRLIGVEGYPVTSSEEAKRILKNIELREDVGLVLVSAEIFDEISDAISALQRGRSDLVVARLPTIREPGKPMDVQKELLKALGMG
- a CDS encoding V-type ATP synthase subunit E codes for the protein MPRVLGSPDKLSDEIIDKIRSEIETKMKEALIAARQIIDKAYEESRKKLEEELRHMSRDARERVSSFSAKWEVEHRKKLAELRSKAVEEVLAEALSKLRSYVGEEAYTEFLARMMNDAFSKLPEGVEEVNIIPVKGDEEYVKKALRKASKPKGVKVEVAEEFVEGLGGFIIRTRGGGFTLDYRLDVVLAPVIEETRTVILKTLLGGEGTA
- a CDS encoding V-type ATP synthase subunit A, producing the protein MTGVQMYEMVEVGEERLVGEVNRIVGDKAYIQVYESTTGLKPGDPVYGTGSPLSVELGPGLIGKIYDGIQRPLDAIREVAKSIFITRGIKVPALDRSKKWHFKPSALKPGDKVAGGDILGEVPETPLITHKVLVPPDVHGVIKWVASEGDYTIEDTIAVVDVPGKGEVELKMYHKWPVRKPRPILEKFEPVEPLITGWRVIDTMFPIAKGGTAAVPGPFGSGKTVTLQSLAKWSAARVVIYIGCGERGNEMTDVLVTFPKLKDPWTGRPMMERTILIANTSNMPVAAREASIYTGVTMAEYYRDMGYDVLLVADSTSRWAEALREIAGRLEEMPAEEGYPSYLASRLAEFYGRAGRVKTLGSPERIGSVTIVGAVSPPGGDFTEPVTANTKRFIRVFWALDARLAYSRHYPAINWIMSYSAYVETVAEWWHKNVSPKWKQYRDEAYDILLREDELKEIVRLVGTEGLSEKDKLILEVARIIREGFLQQNAFDPVDAFATPQKQWKQLEAIIDFYHAALDAVSKGVTVKQIRDSLATLIRELVMTRYKVPNDKVEEIDKIKNQLIEGLQKLVEGQRAVAAPAA